A portion of the Mycoplasmopsis mustelae genome contains these proteins:
- a CDS encoding SGNH/GDSL hydrolase family protein, protein MKKSKFVFSSGLAILTAASITAACGSPKPTNNSENPKNTLPEKKLGGRVKSEHFIPVNQKIRYVAIGDSITEGFDGTLLKSYPGKKEADGTIKGISYPAYLARLLNQNNRVEDFENFAVSGSRILDWLRLLNIPYKSAIEYENHQETTIFSQRQKEDKNFVEKVKTKLKDANLVTFSLSANDMFYLFFQSGSKDELITIVKKYFTKQAIATDVASFFDKLLQDVLRETQKRLLTFISNIKQLAPKANINIISYPTPMFGIVNVLRDYINKLLDGNFNVSPFDFLVNQLNDGLHQVAKRTGINFIQGVNADYWNHNVTKLNSLFLDIHPNIFGYKKLAMDIYLKLTNQSLKVADYKNYDFSQKFLDVDADSAKYEIEVSEPATEILGASTDAYLNTRTDEESIIAAERNVNNFDDRIVDLAKGFLVGFKVNFSFLTTNTVYNLLDPDHLLINLLNTKLDSGKYGKDSIIDVLLNAKIINNIIEKAESHLNNLWDRKELTLDKVSTVLKDAVFNDENLALLISSIAQSELVAQHKDELAVALKTIFKNVLVVFKDKINETIINYFSDIFEKYNLAKSDLLELSNAVLTSQNLSNLINLLVDSFILKPQNFKNVKNLQDIMNALFKDDATNQKIITNIHQLFISILVNPKLKKITSQLIYNFLKESKLDKNISNTQVESIVGDSLNLIQDINNEFKVFDDITLGVLTHLKTINDFKLPAIFNSILNQVYNKFFNTGDSTTLFYIVKKIVQSNLFTRHKDFAKQIVKNVLDAQNLSLISERLGLFITSTESISQYISKDGLRKLIELIFKQPEILQLLESTIDAVIDNSSLWDSVNNFNDLILEVLKRIPYDESKPQIKQVFARIINDATFTEVLKEFLNTTLNSFGLDIRNEANAKFINDLVTYISAWLTESNFSDEIIDIIGDVLNIAKNSSVPLNELAKISTKISNALNDKLSNFTVGEFKEFIQQPWITENINAAALTIKVIIKGLVKRGTLKISSINNWLTSNTTAKYVDATEVTPLIQNILQTDLGIELVEKTVRLLLLNPNLLDKLNEPRGLLNILFANADFKAILTNYLKPLLLPEIQAKHLPKTVAKLIIEFSKRHNYQIQDNYLPLLESLYPSLVDLLDQMHNFPEVIDAIIKGITTSNNVDEIARNIFKEIAQVVNFGDYGFWKKVFATDFISQHKAELKTLLLQLFNTLKPKIFPNVLEAALPENLHNANKAQLKELITTILTNNEFNALLEALLGFILDHNKQFANANTFTDALNLVLKDAEFINTNKTHIITLLNTLKNNAIFINLLKSLAIAKLDSSSFSYLFEGITNKTELINNIIDFIITQFDGLKVFETFVTMLQTYATTESNDLNKLSTLFTNGILSDLFAKLYQSTDFKTLLGKVFVKQINKTEYANIFNEISSEKRDKAGELVVDAFGVIDQTLHLSSVFIDEIIKQLSSQESNFDINVVLNKWVELIKQFAASPDFEEKLLKLLNSILALPDLADQTNKEVFIKLVENSVGALITNVDFGSILWNIFGNSLQNLTSKNSITQQQFTTVINAALKAGRLKDVLVKILKYYINNKDTFAHSKSILDIIKKYLEVDENKTEFKNAIKSVFTTAFARPEFKNAIKTIVDDVFAYLNLTKTEDIQSFITAITDDFGGLLDRIGVFDSILNVLVDAVKNSSDLASFVTYLNTNAKTSLNLFQFNLFKKVLNDQVITQHKSGVKALLQGLVTNLLNDEQKIKDFLDRINLNGLLLGATSLSDPEFINDSLVSVFKNQNIRDLINLIFADLVDRADVYNQNNDWLSAINTLFKSENAPQFKTKFLAWLKDTLSNPDQKLSRGLAQLLLVKLNDAGFALTEQDDLTLLSDILEKLLKTLAKRPELDNMINHIYDNIRGIDFSKNSDPNQIKRAILDGTLYMILTDDKKNISLSKLVGQKDLAKSLIDSIGDNNFITFINRLFETSNRVNKMGIYAFIDNFTKAPDSNTQQKSNNSNDSYGVDSNGIISFADGMSQLFSVILEPAFRNMILKQSKNEQDYVTNHKNTPEYKFLFRLSTLILWWIHDGAGVTGIKYWNSSGYDVQGYYNQGLRYAYAKAKEYYKDQFNSLTSQQKFAIGAKSTTDDTQYNDEYIIGKKSTGWFGANNNSATYYDQNLILAYIYYNNRGQQKDYHTNKTMKEVLIEAIETGYLGDKPK, encoded by the coding sequence ATGAAGAAAAGTAAATTTGTATTTAGTAGTGGGCTTGCTATTTTAACAGCAGCATCAATTACCGCTGCTTGCGGTAGTCCGAAACCAACTAACAATTCTGAAAATCCAAAAAACACATTGCCGGAAAAGAAATTAGGAGGGCGCGTTAAATCTGAACATTTTATTCCTGTTAATCAAAAAATTCGTTATGTTGCAATTGGTGACTCAATTACTGAGGGTTTTGATGGAACATTATTAAAATCGTATCCAGGTAAAAAAGAAGCGGATGGAACTATTAAAGGGATTTCTTATCCTGCTTATTTAGCTCGTTTACTAAATCAAAATAACCGCGTTGAAGACTTTGAAAATTTTGCAGTTTCAGGTTCAAGAATTCTAGATTGACTTCGTTTGTTAAATATCCCGTATAAAAGTGCGATTGAATACGAAAATCATCAAGAAACAACCATCTTTAGTCAAAGACAAAAGGAAGATAAAAACTTTGTTGAGAAAGTTAAAACAAAATTGAAAGATGCTAATTTAGTTACCTTTTCTTTATCGGCTAATGATATGTTTTATTTATTCTTTCAATCAGGTTCAAAGGATGAATTAATTACTATTGTTAAAAAATATTTTACCAAACAAGCGATTGCTACTGATGTAGCAAGTTTTTTTGATAAACTACTTCAAGATGTTTTAAGAGAAACACAAAAGAGATTGCTAACCTTTATTTCAAATATTAAGCAACTTGCTCCAAAAGCAAATATTAATATCATTAGTTATCCCACTCCGATGTTTGGAATAGTAAATGTTCTTCGTGATTATATTAATAAATTATTAGACGGTAATTTCAATGTTTCACCTTTTGATTTTTTAGTTAACCAGTTAAATGACGGATTGCATCAAGTCGCTAAAAGAACTGGAATTAACTTTATTCAAGGTGTTAATGCAGATTATTGAAATCATAATGTTACAAAATTAAATTCACTATTCTTAGATATTCACCCAAATATCTTTGGTTATAAAAAGCTTGCAATGGATATTTATTTAAAACTTACTAATCAATCCTTAAAGGTTGCTGACTATAAAAATTATGATTTTAGTCAAAAATTTTTAGATGTAGATGCAGATAGTGCAAAATATGAAATTGAGGTAAGCGAGCCTGCAACAGAAATTTTAGGTGCAAGCACAGATGCATATTTAAACACTAGAACAGACGAAGAATCAATAATTGCAGCAGAAAGAAATGTAAATAATTTTGATGATAGAATAGTGGATTTAGCTAAAGGGTTTTTAGTAGGATTTAAAGTTAATTTTAGTTTTCTAACAACCAATACAGTTTATAATCTCTTAGATCCGGATCATTTATTAATAAATTTATTAAACACAAAATTAGACAGTGGGAAATATGGTAAAGATTCAATTATTGATGTACTTTTAAATGCAAAAATTATTAATAACATTATTGAAAAGGCCGAAAGTCATTTAAATAATTTATGAGATCGCAAAGAGCTAACCTTAGATAAGGTTTCAACGGTTTTAAAAGATGCTGTTTTTAACGATGAAAATCTAGCGCTTTTAATTTCATCAATAGCACAAAGTGAATTAGTCGCTCAACATAAAGATGAACTAGCAGTTGCACTTAAAACGATTTTCAAAAATGTATTAGTAGTTTTTAAAGATAAAATCAATGAAACTATAATAAATTATTTTTCAGATATTTTTGAAAAATATAATCTTGCAAAAAGTGATTTATTAGAATTAAGTAATGCTGTTTTAACATCGCAAAATTTATCAAATTTAATTAATTTATTAGTAGATTCATTTATCTTAAAACCACAAAACTTTAAAAATGTTAAGAATTTACAAGATATTATGAACGCATTATTTAAAGATGATGCAACTAACCAAAAAATAATCACTAATATTCATCAACTTTTTATTTCTATTTTAGTAAATCCGAAACTTAAAAAAATAACTAGTCAGTTAATTTATAATTTTTTAAAAGAAAGCAAACTTGATAAGAATATATCAAATACTCAAGTAGAAAGTATTGTTGGCGATTCTTTAAACTTAATTCAAGATATCAATAATGAATTTAAAGTATTTGATGATATTACATTAGGTGTTTTAACACATCTTAAAACTATTAATGATTTTAAATTACCAGCTATTTTTAATAGCATTTTAAATCAAGTATATAATAAATTTTTTAACACCGGTGATTCAACCACTTTATTTTATATTGTTAAAAAAATAGTACAATCGAACTTATTCACTAGACATAAAGATTTTGCCAAGCAAATAGTTAAAAATGTTTTAGATGCTCAAAATTTATCATTAATTTCTGAACGTTTAGGTTTATTTATTACTTCAACTGAATCAATTAGTCAATATATTTCAAAAGATGGTTTGAGAAAGCTTATTGAACTAATCTTTAAACAACCTGAAATCTTACAATTATTAGAATCTACTATAGATGCAGTAATTGACAATTCTAGTTTATGAGATAGTGTTAATAATTTTAATGATTTAATACTAGAAGTTTTAAAACGAATTCCATATGATGAATCAAAACCACAAATCAAGCAAGTTTTTGCTCGCATAATTAATGATGCTACATTCACTGAAGTATTAAAAGAATTTTTAAATACTACTTTAAATAGTTTTGGTTTAGATATTCGGAATGAAGCAAATGCAAAATTTATCAATGATTTAGTGACATATATATCAGCTTGATTAACTGAATCAAATTTTAGTGATGAAATTATCGATATCATTGGTGATGTTTTAAATATCGCAAAAAATTCAAGTGTTCCGCTTAATGAACTTGCAAAAATTTCAACTAAAATCAGCAATGCTTTAAACGATAAATTATCAAATTTTACTGTGGGAGAATTTAAAGAATTTATTCAACAGCCTTGAATAACAGAAAATATAAATGCTGCAGCACTCACTATTAAAGTTATTATTAAAGGACTCGTTAAACGTGGCACTTTAAAAATTTCATCAATTAATAATTGATTAACTTCTAATACTACTGCTAAATATGTAGATGCAACGGAAGTAACACCATTAATACAAAACATCTTACAAACTGATTTGGGTATTGAATTAGTAGAAAAAACAGTTAGATTACTTCTTTTGAATCCTAATTTATTAGACAAGTTAAATGAGCCTCGTGGATTGTTGAACATTTTATTTGCAAATGCAGACTTTAAAGCTATTTTAACTAACTACTTAAAACCACTTTTATTACCAGAAATCCAAGCAAAACATCTACCAAAAACAGTTGCGAAATTAATTATAGAGTTCTCAAAAAGACATAACTATCAAATCCAAGATAATTACTTACCTCTATTAGAATCTTTATATCCAAGTTTAGTTGATTTATTAGATCAAATGCATAACTTTCCCGAAGTTATAGATGCTATAATTAAAGGGATAACTACTTCGAATAACGTAGACGAAATTGCAAGAAATATCTTCAAAGAAATTGCTCAAGTAGTTAATTTTGGAGACTATGGTTTTTGAAAGAAAGTTTTTGCCACTGATTTTATTTCACAACATAAAGCAGAATTAAAAACGCTTCTTTTACAACTTTTTAATACATTAAAACCCAAGATCTTTCCTAATGTTTTAGAAGCAGCTTTACCTGAAAATTTACATAATGCTAATAAAGCACAACTCAAAGAACTTATCACAACAATTTTAACTAATAACGAATTTAATGCCTTATTAGAAGCGTTGCTAGGATTTATTTTAGATCACAACAAACAATTTGCTAATGCTAATACATTTACTGATGCTTTAAATCTTGTCTTAAAAGACGCCGAATTTATTAATACAAATAAAACACATATTATTACTCTTTTAAATACTTTAAAAAATAATGCAATATTCATTAATTTGTTAAAATCACTAGCAATTGCTAAATTAGATAGTTCATCATTTTCATATTTATTTGAAGGTATAACTAATAAAACAGAACTTATTAATAATATAATTGATTTTATAATTACCCAATTTGATGGTTTAAAAGTTTTTGAAACTTTTGTTACAATGTTGCAAACATATGCAACTACAGAGAGCAATGATTTAAATAAATTATCAACATTGTTTACTAATGGCATTTTAAGTGATTTATTTGCTAAGTTATATCAATCGACTGATTTTAAGACCTTATTAGGTAAAGTCTTTGTTAAACAAATTAATAAAACCGAATATGCAAATATCTTTAACGAAATTTCGTCAGAGAAACGTGATAAAGCCGGTGAATTAGTTGTTGATGCTTTTGGTGTAATAGATCAAACCTTACATTTATCAAGTGTATTTATTGATGAAATAATTAAACAACTAAGTTCCCAAGAAAGCAATTTTGATATTAACGTTGTACTTAATAAATGAGTTGAACTTATCAAGCAATTTGCTGCATCACCTGATTTTGAAGAAAAATTATTAAAATTATTAAACTCAATATTAGCATTACCTGATTTAGCAGATCAAACTAATAAAGAAGTTTTTATTAAGTTAGTTGAAAATAGTGTTGGTGCTTTAATAACAAATGTAGATTTTGGAAGCATTTTATGAAATATTTTTGGAAATTCGCTTCAAAATCTTACATCTAAAAACTCAATCACACAACAACAATTTACTACGGTTATCAATGCCGCATTAAAGGCAGGTAGGCTAAAAGATGTTTTAGTTAAGATCTTAAAATATTACATTAATAATAAAGATACTTTTGCTCATTCAAAATCTATTTTAGATATAATTAAAAAATATTTAGAAGTTGATGAAAATAAAACTGAATTTAAAAATGCTATAAAATCAGTGTTTACAACTGCTTTTGCAAGACCAGAATTTAAAAACGCCATAAAAACAATTGTTGATGACGTATTTGCTTATCTAAATTTAACTAAGACAGAGGATATTCAAAGTTTTATAACCGCAATTACTGATGACTTTGGCGGTCTGCTTGATCGTATTGGGGTCTTTGATTCAATATTAAACGTGCTTGTTGATGCGGTTAAAAATAGTAGTGATTTAGCTTCATTTGTAACTTATTTAAATACTAATGCGAAAACAAGTTTAAACTTATTTCAATTTAATTTGTTTAAAAAAGTACTTAACGATCAAGTTATTACTCAACATAAATCTGGTGTTAAAGCATTGTTGCAAGGACTAGTAACTAATTTATTAAACGACGAACAAAAAATTAAAGATTTTCTAGACAGAATTAATTTAAATGGATTGTTATTAGGCGCAACAAGTTTAAGCGATCCTGAATTTATCAATGATTCCCTTGTTTCAGTGTTTAAAAATCAAAATATTCGCGACTTAATTAACTTAATTTTTGCTGATTTAGTAGATCGTGCAGATGTATATAATCAAAACAATGATTGATTAAGTGCAATTAACACACTATTTAAGTCGGAGAATGCACCACAATTTAAAACTAAATTTTTAGCTTGATTAAAAGATACTTTAAGTAATCCGGATCAAAAACTATCACGAGGTTTAGCACAATTGCTTCTTGTAAAACTTAATGATGCTGGATTTGCATTAACTGAGCAAGATGATTTAACACTTTTAAGTGACATCTTAGAAAAATTACTTAAAACACTCGCAAAAAGACCCGAATTAGATAATATGATAAATCATATTTATGATAACATACGTGGAATTGATTTTAGTAAAAATTCAGATCCAAATCAAATTAAGCGCGCCATTTTAGATGGTACTCTATATATGATTTTAACAGATGATAAAAAGAACATTTCATTATCTAAATTAGTAGGACAAAAAGATTTAGCGAAGAGTTTGATTGATTCGATTGGTGATAATAATTTTATAACATTTATTAATAGACTTTTTGAAACAAGTAATCGCGTTAATAAAATGGGAATTTATGCATTCATTGATAATTTTACTAAAGCACCTGATTCTAACACACAACAGAAGTCAAATAACTCAAATGATTCATATGGCGTTGATTCTAATGGTATAATATCGTTTGCAGATGGTATGTCTCAATTATTCTCAGTAATTTTGGAACCTGCATTTAGAAATATGATTCTTAAACAATCTAAAAATGAACAAGATTATGTTACCAATCATAAAAATACACCAGAATATAAATTCTTATTTAGATTATCTACATTAATCTTATGATGAATCCACGATGGAGCCGGAGTGACTGGTATCAAATATTGAAATTCTTCTGGTTATGATGTACAAGGTTATTACAATCAAGGTCTAAGATATGCATATGCTAAAGCTAAAGAATATTATAAAGATCAATTTAATTCATTAACTTCACAACAAAAATTTGCTATAGGAGCAAAATCCACAACAGATGACACCCAATATAATGATGAGTATATAATTGGAAAAAAATCTACTGGCTGATTTGGTGCAAATAATAATTCAGCAACATATTATGATCAAAATTTAATTCTTGCTTATATTTATTATAATAATCGTGGTCAACAAAAGGATTATCATACTAATAAGACAATGAAAGAAGTTTTAATTGAAGCCATAGAAACCGGTTACTTAGGTGATAAACCAAAATAA
- a CDS encoding HPr family phosphocarrier protein yields MKEFTAKIVDPIGLHARPTSILCTAASKFKSDAKLQYNGREGNLKSIMNIMALGVKCGAEITVKVSGEDEEAALEAIKKVFVDNELI; encoded by the coding sequence ATGAAAGAATTTACAGCAAAAATTGTGGACCCAATTGGCTTACACGCACGCCCAACATCAATTCTTTGCACTGCGGCTTCAAAATTTAAATCAGATGCTAAATTACAATACAATGGACGCGAAGGTAATTTAAAATCAATTATGAATATTATGGCATTAGGTGTTAAATGTGGTGCCGAAATTACTGTTAAAGTTTCGGGTGAAGATGAAGAAGCAGCTTTAGAAGCAATTAAAAAAGTTTTTGTAGATAATGAATTAATTTAA
- a CDS encoding ABC transporter ATP-binding protein produces MENKRTETAYKVKRSIPFLGEKTVIRKQTKGVEEMLCPKHGEETLVTMRNVDITYGSGVKAFRAVIDLNLNIYKGEVLGLVGESGSGKSTTGRALVGLVPYSFGEIKLLDKTLPKKIARGFKVGKKLQEYKAIENFLINKVQMIFQDPANSLNPYANVESIVGEGLTNTKNSKEIYLYNIDQEVKRKIYAELCLEHHPQFFGEYEANLDVEIAKDEFSAYQAFYEDFYQKIIATDNSYLIEMMQQAKRERDELNKLSEKECKRLLVRDILQSVGLDQSVLRRYPLEFSGGQQQRIGISRAVVLRPQLLVADEPISALDVSIQAQVVNIFNELKEKYQLTILFIAHDLRMVEYISDRIAVMNKGRLLEVGKTEEIMKHSLHPYTKSLLDAVPSIEGSKGSLIGYVYDINMHNYSAQNQPEWVKINEDHFVLGTPKEVENWKNGIY; encoded by the coding sequence ATGGAAAATAAAAGAACAGAAACTGCTTACAAGGTTAAACGCTCAATTCCATTTCTTGGTGAAAAAACAGTTATTCGTAAGCAAACAAAGGGTGTAGAGGAAATGTTGTGTCCAAAACATGGCGAAGAAACTTTAGTAACTATGCGTAATGTGGATATTACTTATGGTAGTGGTGTAAAAGCGTTTCGCGCTGTAATTGATTTAAATTTAAATATTTATAAAGGTGAAGTACTTGGTTTAGTAGGTGAATCTGGAAGTGGTAAGAGTACTACTGGTAGGGCATTAGTTGGTTTAGTACCGTATTCATTTGGTGAAATTAAGCTCTTAGATAAAACACTTCCTAAAAAGATAGCTCGTGGCTTTAAAGTGGGTAAAAAACTACAAGAATATAAAGCAATTGAAAACTTTTTAATTAATAAAGTGCAAATGATTTTTCAAGACCCGGCTAACTCACTAAATCCTTATGCAAATGTTGAAAGTATTGTTGGCGAAGGTTTGACAAATACCAAAAATTCAAAAGAAATTTATTTATATAACATAGATCAAGAAGTAAAACGTAAAATTTATGCCGAACTTTGTTTAGAACACCACCCCCAATTTTTTGGTGAATATGAAGCAAATTTAGATGTAGAAATTGCTAAAGATGAATTTAGTGCATATCAAGCATTTTATGAAGATTTTTACCAAAAAATTATTGCAACTGATAACAGTTATTTAATTGAAATGATGCAACAAGCCAAACGAGAGCGTGATGAACTTAATAAATTGAGTGAGAAAGAATGCAAACGCTTATTGGTGCGTGATATTTTACAATCTGTCGGATTAGACCAATCAGTTTTACGTAGATATCCGTTAGAATTTTCAGGGGGACAACAACAACGTATTGGGATTTCGCGCGCAGTTGTGCTTCGACCACAACTTTTAGTAGCTGATGAACCGATTTCAGCACTAGACGTTTCAATTCAAGCCCAAGTTGTTAATATCTTTAATGAATTAAAAGAAAAATATCAACTAACTATTTTATTTATCGCTCATGACTTACGTATGGTAGAATATATTTCAGATCGTATTGCAGTAATGAATAAAGGTAGACTATTAGAAGTTGGTAAAACTGAAGAAATTATGAAACATTCCTTACATCCATATACTAAAAGTTTATTAGATGCCGTACCGTCGATTGAAGGAAGTAAGGGAAGCTTGATTGGTTATGTATATGACATTAATATGCATAATTATTCAGCACAAAATCAACCTGAATGAGTTAAAATAAATGAAGATCATTTCGTTTTAGGAACTCCGAAAGAAGTTGAAAACTGAAAAAATGGAATTTATTAA